One genomic region from Cyclopterus lumpus isolate fCycLum1 chromosome 20, fCycLum1.pri, whole genome shotgun sequence encodes:
- the LOC117749623 gene encoding phospholipid scramblase 2-like, which translates to MDMYAVPNPEIPECPPGLEYLTQVDQLLIKQKVELVEALVGFESNNKYEVRNSLGQNVFYAVEENDCLSRQCCGPMRSFNIHVLDNFGQEVITVTRPLKCMACCFPCCLQELEVQSPPGNTVGYVKQQWHPFSPKFIVANEHSEPVLKINGPFCGWSCLP; encoded by the exons ATGGATATGTATGCTGTGCCCAACCCCGAAATACCAGAATGTCCACCGGGGTTAGAGTACCTGACTCAG GTGGATCAGCTACTCATCAAACAGAAAGTGGAGCTCGTTGAAG CCCTCGTCGGTTTTGAGAGCAACAACAAGTACGAAGTCCGCAACAGCTTGGGTCAGAACGTGTTCTACGCCGTGGAGGAGAACGACTGTCTGAGCCGGCAGTGTTGCGGCCCCATGCGCTCCTTCAACATCCACGTCCTTGACAACTTTGGACAGGAGGTGATCACCGTCACCAGGCCACTCAAGTGCATGGCATGCTGCTTCCCTTGTTGTCTACAAGAG CTGGAGGTGCAGTCTCCCCCTGGTAACACGGTGGGGTACGTTAAACAACAGTGGCACCCGTTCTCCCCCAAATTCATCGTCGCCAACGAACACTCCGAGCCCGTGCTGAAGATCAACGGGCCCTTCTGTGGATGGAGCTGCCTACCTTGA
- the LOC117749681 gene encoding LOW QUALITY PROTEIN: collectin-12-like (The sequence of the model RefSeq protein was modified relative to this genomic sequence to represent the inferred CDS: deleted 2 bases in 2 codons), giving the protein MLRCAESDRGPISSTTINDLENAMKDDFADEEEVQSFGYKRFGIQEGTQCTKCKNEWALKTSIALLYVLCTLLIIAVAVLGYKVVQRVDNVSEGIANYGGKIIAVETDLKKLDDQAGEKSENTTTEIQAFKNNIWTLQRQLSAAEERIHSDQVKLTQLQNIGSDIQNSQGSVQGLLESNTANLHSVNSTLQSYGGMIGGLQEDTAWLQREVQQQVKLQDQALLSISSLNLTQAQQRGLISVLQRSVDDTSQAIQKMRNDFLSLEQMARQTRSDTEWLRSKVENLQVMASNTSALAKANNDSLEELGSQMAFVTNQLQNTSNLADAHDQSLREIFDEQRDFDNLTSAKFDDLEVRLDEFEQSMDRVTGNISFTTQLLGAININLNDLRTCSETVGRHSDFLVYLNSSVSDVRTDATSLRSQQEELAARVDKEVTSLSIVMEEMKLVDTKHTQLITNFTILQGPPGPRGPRGDKGPQGPSGQPGQKGGNGEKGGPGYQGPKGAQGSPGPQGEPGSKGQHGVPGNPGSKGSRGSGGRAGPSGGKGEPGTAGLPGRDGQSGPQGAQGPPGIRGAMGPAGEQGPRGLPGPVGAPGPEGSPGQAGITIQAPVLPLLHPVSLQDEAASPTLWAPGCPAEWVNYKDKCYFFSKDLHSFDDAKATCESTSASLLIINDMEELKWLKKQTFGKGYFWMGLTDREEETVWRWLDGTVPAFTKWKPGQPDDWGHGHEVGEDCAGLIHEGLWNDFFCEDLISYICEKDLETSGLPES; this is encoded by the exons ATGCTGAGATGCGCAGAAAGTGACAGGGGTCCT ATCTCTTCTACAACCATCAACGATTTAGAA AACGCCATGAAAG ACGACTTTGCAGACGAGGAGGAAGTACAGTCTTTTGGATACAAGAGGTTCG ggATCCAAGAGGGCACCCAGTGCACTAAGTGTAAGAATGAATGGGCGCTGAAGACCTCCATAGCGCTGCTCTATGTGCTGTGTACTCTCCTCATCATCGCCGTTGCTGTGCTTGGATACAAAG TAGTGCAAAGAGTTGACAACGTGTCTGAAGGTATTGCAAACTATGGAGGAAAGATAATTGCCGTTGAGACCGATTTGAAAAAGCTTG ATGATCAAGCCGGGGAGAAGTCGGAGAATACCACCACAGAGATCCAGGCTTTCAAGAACAACATCTGGACTCTCCAGCGGCAGCTGTCTGCGGCGGAGGAACGCATCCACAGCGATCAAGTGAAGCTGACTCAGCTGCAGAACATTGGCTCAGACATTCAGAACAGCCAGGGCTCCGTTCAGGGACTGCTGGAAAGCAACACAGCCAACTTGCACTCTGTAAATAGCACCCTGCAGTCTTATGGCGGCATGATTGGGGGTCTGCAGGAAGACACAGCCTGGCTGCAGAGAGAAGTCCAGCAGCAGGTGAAACTTCAGGACCAGGCGCTGCTCAGCATCAGCAGCCTCAACCTCACCCAGGCCCAGCAGAGAGGCCTCATCTCCGTTCTGCAGCGCTCAGTGGATGACACCAGTCAGGCCATCCAGAAAATGCGCAATGACTTTCTGAGCCTCGAGCAGATGGCCCGGCAGACGCGGTCTGACACTGAATGGCTTCGCAGTAAGGTGGAAAACCTGCAGGTGATGGCCAGTAATACCTCGGCTCTTGCAAAAGCCAACAACGACAGCCTGGAGGAGTTGGGATCACAGATGGCTTTTGTGACCAACCAGCTCCAGAACACCAGCAACCTGGCCGATGCTCACGACCAGAGCCTGAGGGAGATCTTCGACGAGCAGAGAGACTTCGATAACCTCACATCCGCCAAGTTTGACGACCTCGAGGTGCGGCTGGATGAGTTTGAGCAGAGCATGGACCGAGTGACCGGCAACATCAGCTTCACCACGCAGCTCCTGGGTGCCATCAACATCAACCTGAACGACTTGCGCACTTGTTCTGAGACCGTCGGCCGTCACTCTGACTTCTTGGTGTACCTCAACAGCAGCGTGAGTGACGTGAGGACAGATGCAACAAGTCTGAGGTCccagcaggaggagctggccGCACGCGTGGACAAGGAGGTCACCAGCCTCTCTATTGTCATGGAAGAGATGAAGCTGGTGGACACCAAGCACACGCAGCTAATAACCAACTTCACTATTTTACAGG GTCCCCCTGGTCCAAGAGGACCAAGAGGGGACAAAGGACCTCAGGGACCATCTGGTCAGCCTGGCCAGAAGGGAGGTAATGGGGAAAAGGGTGGTCCTGGGTATCAAGGACCCAAAGGAGCGCAGGGTTCCCCAGGACCACAAGGTGAGCCTGGGTCAAAAGGACAGCATGGCGTACCTGGCAACCCCGGATCCAAGGGCTCCCGAGGATCAGGAGGAAGGGCCGGACCTTCTGGTGGTAAAGGAGAGCCAGGTACTGCCGGTCTGCCTGGAAGAGATGGACAGTCAGGTCCTCAGGGGGCACAGGGTCCACCGGGTATCAGAGGCGCAATGGGGCCGGCTGGCGAGCAGGGGCCAAGGGGACTGCCAGGACCAGTGGGGGCCCCGGGGCCAGAAGGATCACCGGGACAAGCAGGGATCACCATCCAGGCTCCAGTACTTCCGTTGCTCCACCCTGTGTCTCTGCAGGATGAAGCAGCATCTCCGACACTTTGGGCCCCAG GATGCCCTGCAGAGTGGGTCAACTACAAGGACAAGTGCTACTTCTTCTCCAAAGACCTGCACAGTTTTGACGACGCAAAGGCAACCTGTGAATCCACGTCTGCTTCGTTGTTGATCATCAATGATATGGAGGAACTG AAATGGCTGAAGAAGCAGACCTTTGGAAAGGGCTACTTCTGGATGGGTCTGAccgacagggaggaggagaccgTGTGGCGTTGGCTGGACGGGACCGTACCTGCTTTCAC GAAGTGGAAGCCTGGTCAGCCTGACGACTGGGGCCACGGGCACGAGGTGGGAGAAGACTGTGCGGGACTCATCCATGAAGGCTTGTGGAATGATTTCTTCTGTGAAGATCTCATAAGCTACATCTGTGAGAAGGATCTGGAGACCT CAGGATTGCCTGAATCGTAG